One region of Wolbachia endosymbiont of Drosophila innubila genomic DNA includes:
- a CDS encoding phage tail protein, with the protein MRINIEVTGSIIQSIDAERKKVEKATVRALNKTALWVRSQTVKQVSEEKQIPKKAMRKKLSVDKANRKRLWSVVKLSSQWIGVAKLGSIKQTKIGAKVGSRTYEGAFIATMKNGHIGIFRRRYTTSLPIDEIKINTHARETMKELVSNEVESI; encoded by the coding sequence ATGCGTATTAACATCGAAGTCACCGGTAGTATTATACAAAGTATAGATGCTGAAAGGAAAAAAGTGGAAAAAGCAACGGTGAGGGCACTAAACAAAACAGCACTATGGGTAAGGTCACAAACTGTCAAACAAGTTAGCGAAGAAAAACAAATACCAAAAAAAGCAATGAGAAAAAAGTTAAGTGTGGATAAAGCAAATAGAAAGCGCTTATGGTCAGTAGTAAAGCTCAGTTCGCAGTGGATAGGAGTAGCAAAACTTGGGAGTATAAAACAGACAAAGATAGGAGCAAAAGTAGGAAGCCGTACGTATGAAGGAGCATTTATAGCAACAATGAAAAATGGTCATATAGGAATCTTCAGACGAAGGTATACCACGTCTTTGCCAATAGATGAAATTAAAATAAATACCCATGCTCGGGAAACAATGAAAGAGTTAGTCTCTAATGAAGTAGAGAGTATTTGA